A region of Bacillus cabrialesii DNA encodes the following proteins:
- a CDS encoding TraR/DksA family transcriptional regulator, giving the protein MSLTKEQTHYLYHKLLNMQKELSGEKKKTESMAEEVGELSNGVDNHMADHGTLVTDRMTDQTVREIDRELLEEVNHALQKMKDGTYGVCEKTGQDIPYERLEAVPYARMTVEAQADMEDDLETDAPSYEREFHEQVKDLSNKETIDQKSSQTYEILDREQDSQ; this is encoded by the coding sequence ATGTCACTGACAAAAGAACAAACACACTATCTCTATCATAAATTGCTCAATATGCAAAAAGAATTGTCAGGCGAGAAAAAGAAGACTGAATCAATGGCGGAAGAAGTGGGGGAGCTTTCCAATGGAGTTGACAACCATATGGCAGACCACGGCACACTCGTCACAGACCGGATGACAGACCAAACGGTGAGAGAAATTGACCGGGAGCTGTTAGAGGAGGTCAACCACGCATTACAAAAAATGAAAGACGGAACTTACGGCGTGTGCGAAAAAACAGGCCAAGACATACCTTACGAAAGGCTTGAAGCTGTTCCCTACGCAAGAATGACAGTTGAAGCCCAAGCCGATATGGAGGATGATTTGGAGACAGATGCCCCCTCATATGAAAGAGAATTTCACGAACAGGTTAAAGATCTATCCAATAAAGAAACGATTGATCAAAAAAGCTCACAGACGTATGAGATTTTGGATCGTGAACAAGATTCACAGTAA
- a CDS encoding PH domain-containing protein: MGIFSVSRSTDAKKLEALLVEGERIESIYKLRVDQICFTNKRIIFFDNKMFSKKKVRVFLPYKTIESFAIQEAGMFDPDTGLLLMTRSKTFELEFAKDTDLSEVQAVLTKHLCS; encoded by the coding sequence TTGGGTATTTTTTCTGTTAGCAGATCAACGGACGCCAAGAAGCTTGAAGCTTTGCTCGTTGAAGGGGAAAGAATAGAATCGATTTATAAGCTCCGAGTGGACCAAATTTGCTTTACAAATAAGCGGATCATTTTCTTTGACAATAAAATGTTTTCTAAAAAGAAGGTTCGTGTATTTCTTCCATATAAAACAATTGAAAGCTTTGCGATCCAAGAAGCGGGAATGTTTGATCCGGACACTGGGCTTTTGTTGATGACAAGAAGCAAAACGTTCGAATTAGAATTTGCGAAAGACACCGATTTAAGCGAAGTTCAAGCGGTGCTGACAAAGCACTTGTGCAGCTGA
- the dhaS gene encoding aldehyde dehydrogenase DhaS — protein MSSLTMQVTKRLETFLQGTKKLYIDGKFVPSASGATFDTPNPATGETLMTLYEAQAADVDRAVKAARKAFDQGEWRTMSPASRSRLMYKLADLMEEHKTELAQLETLDNGKPINETTNGDIPLAIEHMRYYAGWCTKITGQTIPVSGAYFNYTRHEPVGVVGQIIPWNFPLLMAMWKMGAALATGCTIVLKPAEQTPLSALYLAELIDQAGFPDGVINIIPGFGEDAGEALTNHEAVDKIAFTGSTEIGKKIMSAAAKSIKRVTLELGGKSPNILLPDANLKKAIPGALNGVMFNQGQVCCAGSRVFIHKDQYDEVVNEMASYAESLRQGAGLHKDTQIGPLVSKEQHERVLSYIQKGKDEGAKAVAGGSCPFEEGYFVAPTVFANVDDEMTIAKEEIFGPVLTAIPYETVDEVIERANHSEYGLAAGLWTENVKHAHYIADRLQAGTIWVNCYNVFDAASPFGGYKQSGLGREMGSYALDNYTEVKSVWINLED, from the coding sequence ATGAGTTCTTTAACGATGCAAGTGACGAAAAGGCTGGAGACATTTTTACAGGGAACAAAGAAGCTTTATATTGACGGAAAGTTTGTCCCGAGTGCCTCAGGGGCCACCTTTGACACTCCCAACCCGGCGACCGGCGAAACCTTGATGACGCTGTATGAAGCCCAGGCTGCGGATGTGGACAGAGCGGTTAAAGCTGCCCGGAAAGCCTTTGATCAAGGCGAATGGAGAACAATGTCTCCGGCTTCGAGAAGCAGACTGATGTATAAGCTGGCAGACTTAATGGAAGAGCATAAAACTGAGCTTGCTCAGCTTGAAACGCTCGATAACGGAAAACCGATAAATGAAACGACGAACGGGGATATTCCGCTGGCTATTGAGCATATGCGCTATTACGCCGGCTGGTGCACAAAAATAACAGGACAGACGATCCCGGTTTCCGGAGCCTATTTTAATTACACGCGCCATGAGCCTGTCGGCGTCGTCGGCCAGATCATCCCATGGAATTTCCCGCTCCTGATGGCGATGTGGAAAATGGGCGCGGCTCTTGCAACAGGCTGTACAATCGTGCTCAAACCCGCTGAACAAACACCGCTTTCAGCTCTTTATTTGGCCGAATTAATAGATCAAGCTGGTTTCCCAGATGGTGTCATTAATATCATTCCGGGCTTCGGTGAAGATGCGGGAGAAGCGCTGACAAACCACGAAGCAGTTGATAAAATTGCCTTTACCGGTTCCACTGAAATCGGAAAGAAAATCATGTCTGCCGCTGCGAAAAGCATTAAGCGTGTTACATTGGAGCTGGGAGGAAAATCGCCTAATATCCTACTGCCGGATGCGAATTTGAAAAAAGCGATTCCAGGCGCTTTAAACGGTGTGATGTTTAACCAGGGCCAAGTCTGCTGTGCAGGATCCCGCGTTTTTATTCATAAAGACCAATATGATGAAGTTGTTAATGAGATGGCGTCCTATGCTGAATCACTCCGCCAAGGAGCGGGACTTCATAAGGATACACAAATCGGGCCTCTCGTGAGCAAGGAACAGCACGAACGCGTTCTTTCCTATATTCAAAAAGGAAAAGACGAAGGAGCAAAAGCAGTGGCTGGCGGAAGCTGTCCTTTTGAAGAAGGATATTTTGTCGCACCGACTGTGTTTGCAAATGTTGATGACGAGATGACCATCGCAAAAGAAGAAATTTTCGGACCGGTACTGACTGCCATTCCGTACGAAACAGTCGATGAAGTTATAGAACGAGCGAATCATTCAGAATACGGACTCGCGGCCGGACTATGGACCGAAAACGTCAAGCATGCCCACTATATCGCTGACCGTCTTCAAGCTGGGACGATCTGGGTGAACTGCTATAATGTGTTTGACGCTGCGTCTCCGTTTGGCGGTTATAAACAGTCAGGACTCGGACGAGAAATGGGATCATATGCCTTAGATAACTACACAGAAGTCAAAAGTGTATGGATTAATCTCGAAGATTAA
- a CDS encoding terpene cyclase/mutase family protein: protein MGTLQEKVRRYQKKTIAELKDRQNADGSWTFCFEGPIMTNSFFILLLTSLDEGKNEKELISALAAGIREKQQPDGTFINYPDETSGNITATVQGYVGMLASGCFHRSDPHMKKAEQFIISHGGLRHVHFMTKWMLAANGLYPWPVLYLPLSLMALPPTSPVHFYQFSTYARIHFAPMAVTLNQRFALKNRNISSLRHLDPHMTKNPFTWLRSDAFEDRDLSSILTHWKRIFHAPFAFQQLGLQTAKTYMLDRIEKDGTLYSYASATIFMVYSLLSLGVPQHSPVIRKAIYGIKSLATKCSGMPYLENSTSTVWDTALISYALQENGVTETDGSITKAAAFLLNRQHTKIADWSVKNQNAAPGGWGFSNINTNNPDCDDTAAVLKAIPRRFSPSAWERGVSWLLSMQNNDGGFSAFEKNVNHPLIRLLPLESAEDAAVDPSTADLTGRVLHFLGEKAGFTEYHQHIQRAINWQFKHQEQNGSWYGRWGVCYIYGTWAALTGMHACGVSRKHPAIQKALRWLKSIQHDDGSWGESCKSAEIKTYVPLHRGTVVQTAWALDALLAYENPEHPSVVKGMQYLTDSSSHDADSLAYPAGIGLPKQFYIRYHSYPYVFSLLAVGKYLNSIEKETANET from the coding sequence ATGGGCACACTTCAGGAGAAAGTGAGGCGTTATCAAAAGAAAACCATTGCAGAGTTAAAAGACAGGCAAAATGCTGACGGTTCGTGGACATTTTGCTTTGAAGGACCAATCATGACAAATTCCTTTTTTATTTTGCTCCTCACCTCACTAGATGAAGGCAAGAATGAAAAAGAACTGATATCAGCGCTTGCAGCCGGCATTCGTGAAAAACAGCAGCCCGACGGCACATTCATCAACTATCCCGATGAAACGAGCGGAAATATAACGGCTACCGTCCAAGGATATGTCGGGATGCTGGCTTCAGGATGTTTTCACAGATCTGACCCGCACATGAAGAAAGCGGAACAATTTATCATCTCACATGGCGGTTTGAGACATGTTCATTTCATGACAAAATGGATGCTTGCCGCGAACGGGCTGTATCCTTGGCCTGTTTTGTATTTACCATTATCACTCATGGCGCTACCCCCGACATCACCGGTTCATTTCTATCAATTCAGCACATATGCCCGAATTCACTTTGCTCCAATGGCTGTAACACTCAATCAGCGATTCGCTCTTAAAAACCGTAATATTTCATCTCTTCGCCATCTCGATCCGCACATGACAAAAAACCCTTTCACTTGGCTTCGATCCGACGCTTTTGAAGATAGAGACCTCAGTTCTATTTTGACACATTGGAAACGCATTTTTCATGCCCCATTTGCTTTTCAGCAGCTTGGCTTACAGACGGCTAAAACATATATGCTGGACCGGATTGAAAAAGACGGAACATTATACAGCTATGCGAGCGCAACCATATTTATGGTTTACAGCCTTCTGTCACTTGGCGTGCCGCAGCACTCTCCTGTCATTAGAAAAGCAATTTACGGCATCAAATCACTAGCGACAAAGTGCAGCGGAATGCCTTATCTGGAAAACTCTACATCAACTGTTTGGGATACAGCTCTGATTAGCTATGCCCTTCAAGAAAACGGCGTGACCGAAACCGACGGCTCGATTACAAAAGCAGCCGCCTTTTTGCTAAATCGCCAGCATACCAAAATAGCAGATTGGTCTGTCAAAAATCAGAATGCAGCTCCCGGCGGCTGGGGATTTTCAAACATCAATACAAATAACCCTGATTGTGACGACACTGCAGCCGTATTAAAAGCGATTCCCCGCCGTTTTTCTCCTTCGGCCTGGGAGCGAGGGGTGTCTTGGCTTTTATCAATGCAAAACAACGACGGCGGATTTTCTGCTTTTGAAAAAAATGTGAACCATCCACTGATCCGCCTTCTCCCGCTTGAATCCGCCGAGGACGCGGCAGTTGATCCTTCAACCGCCGACCTCACCGGACGTGTACTGCATTTTTTAGGCGAGAAAGCCGGTTTCACAGAATACCATCAACATATTCAGCGCGCTATAAACTGGCAATTCAAACATCAAGAACAAAATGGGTCATGGTACGGGAGATGGGGTGTTTGCTACATTTACGGCACATGGGCTGCTCTTACAGGTATGCATGCCTGCGGGGTCAGCCGAAAGCATCCTGCTATACAAAAGGCCCTGCGCTGGCTCAAATCCATACAGCATGATGACGGCAGCTGGGGAGAATCCTGCAAAAGCGCTGAAATTAAAACGTACGTACCTCTGCATAGAGGAACCGTTGTACAAACAGCCTGGGCTTTAGACGCTTTGCTCGCATACGAAAATCCCGAACATCCATCTGTTGTGAAAGGTATGCAATACCTAACTGACAGCAGCTCTCAT
- a CDS encoding DUF6501 family protein, whose amino-acid sequence MIHNNWLEKETIKKVKCVQTNAKKYIVNRVLTPGKEYEVKNETEEFLFVIDNTNKVGGYYKEYFEEV is encoded by the coding sequence ATGATTCATAACAATTGGCTTGAAAAAGAAACAATCAAAAAGGTAAAATGTGTGCAGACAAACGCAAAAAAATATATCGTGAACCGCGTTTTAACGCCGGGAAAAGAATACGAAGTAAAAAATGAAACAGAGGAGTTTCTCTTTGTGATCGACAATACGAATAAAGTCGGCGGCTATTATAAAGAATACTTCGAAGAGGTTTAA